One part of the Methyloterricola oryzae genome encodes these proteins:
- the ettA gene encoding energy-dependent translational throttle protein EttA — translation MAQYIYTMNRVGKVVPPKREILRDISLSFFPGAKIGVLGLNGSGKSTLLRIMAGVDTEFNGEARPQPGIKIGYLPQEPQLDPNKTVRGNVEEAVQAVKDKLAELDAVYAAYADPDADFDALAAKQAELEAFIEAAGGHELDRTLEIAADALRLPDWDADVTKLSGGERRRVALCRLLLSSPDMLLLDEPTNHLDAESVAWLERFLHDFKGTVIAVTHDRYFLDNVAGWILELDRGHGIPWEGNYSSWLEQKEKRLEIEEKQESARQKAMKAELEWVRSNPKGRHAKSKARLSRFEELSSKETQARNETKEIYIPPGPRLGDVVLEAEGIRKGFSDRLLIEDLSFRLPPGGIVGIIGPNGAGKTTLFRMMAGIEQPDGGSIRVGETVKIAHVDQMRDQLDDKKTVWEEISDGLDMITVGAYQTPSRAYCGRFNFKGSDQQKRIGDLSGGERNRVHLAKLLRSGGNVLLLDEPTNDLDVETLRALEEALLDFPGCAVVISHDRWFLDRIATHMLAFEGDSKVVWFEGNYADYEADRHRRLGTDADTPHRIKYRKLQA, via the coding sequence ATGGCCCAATACATCTACACCATGAACAGGGTAGGGAAGGTGGTCCCGCCCAAGCGCGAAATCCTGCGCGACATCTCCCTGTCCTTTTTCCCCGGCGCCAAGATCGGCGTGCTGGGACTCAACGGCTCCGGCAAATCAACCTTGCTCCGCATCATGGCCGGCGTGGATACCGAGTTTAACGGCGAGGCACGCCCGCAACCCGGGATCAAGATCGGCTATTTGCCGCAGGAACCCCAACTCGACCCCAACAAAACTGTGCGCGGGAATGTGGAAGAGGCGGTGCAAGCGGTCAAGGACAAGCTGGCCGAACTCGATGCGGTCTATGCCGCCTACGCAGACCCCGACGCGGATTTCGATGCCCTAGCCGCCAAGCAGGCGGAACTGGAGGCCTTCATCGAGGCGGCCGGGGGGCATGAACTGGACCGCACCCTGGAGATCGCCGCCGATGCCCTTCGGCTGCCTGACTGGGACGCGGATGTGACCAAGCTCTCCGGTGGCGAGCGCCGCCGCGTGGCCTTGTGCCGGTTGCTGCTTTCCAGCCCGGACATGCTGCTGTTGGACGAGCCCACCAACCACCTCGACGCTGAATCGGTCGCCTGGCTGGAGCGCTTCCTGCACGATTTCAAGGGAACGGTCATCGCCGTTACCCATGACCGCTACTTCCTCGACAATGTAGCCGGCTGGATTCTGGAGTTGGACCGCGGGCATGGCATCCCCTGGGAAGGCAATTACTCCTCCTGGCTTGAACAGAAGGAGAAACGCCTGGAGATTGAGGAGAAACAGGAGTCCGCCCGGCAGAAAGCCATGAAGGCGGAACTGGAATGGGTCCGTTCCAACCCCAAGGGCCGCCATGCCAAGAGCAAGGCGCGCCTGTCGCGCTTCGAGGAACTGTCCTCGAAGGAAACCCAGGCCCGCAATGAAACCAAGGAAATCTACATTCCTCCAGGCCCCAGGCTGGGCGATGTGGTGCTGGAAGCAGAGGGTATCCGCAAGGGTTTCAGCGACCGCCTGTTGATCGAAGACCTGAGTTTTCGGCTGCCGCCCGGCGGCATCGTCGGCATCATCGGTCCCAACGGCGCCGGCAAGACCACCCTGTTCCGCATGATGGCCGGTATCGAACAACCGGACGGCGGTTCCATTCGGGTAGGCGAGACGGTGAAGATTGCCCATGTGGATCAGATGCGCGACCAACTGGACGACAAGAAGACCGTATGGGAAGAGATCTCAGACGGTCTGGACATGATCACCGTCGGAGCCTACCAGACGCCGTCGCGGGCCTACTGCGGCCGCTTCAATTTCAAGGGGTCCGACCAGCAGAAGCGCATCGGCGACCTCTCCGGCGGCGAGCGCAACCGTGTCCACCTGGCCAAGCTGTTGCGCAGCGGCGGCAACGTCCTGCTGCTGGACGAACCCACCAACGACCTGGACGTGGAAACCCTGCGTGCCCTCGAAGAGGCGCTGCTGGACTTCCCCGGCTGCGCCGTGGTTATCTCCCATGACCGCTGGTTCCTGGACCGCATCGCCACCCACATGCTCGCCTTCGAGGGTGACAGCAAGGTGGTCTGGTTCGAAGGCAACTACGCCGACTACGAGGCGGATCGCCACCGCCGCCTGGGCACCGATGCCGACACCCCGCACCGCATCAAGTACCGCAAGCTGCAGGCGTAA
- a CDS encoding CRTAC1 family protein: MRQKFHKSRLICLLLGLASESSLAAIAFEDVTEQAGIRYEGFSYAAAWGDFNGDGWPDLWAGNHENEANLFVNQRDGRFRDEVRSVVTADLTADKHAAAWADFDNDGDQDLMQTVGAVSGTGQGPKQLMVNDRGMSLRDEASKLGVDWPLGRGRNVLWFDADVDGRLDLLLLNAPRPDGQGATVLLQQRQEGFQAANEKFGLALDARKYNKIRDMFVNLLHWRWHMPRYVGSSEPFAQIAGLSAGHLPDLAAYGWQSRFYALGKIPFDDITDKFQVDLAGSITDAAIADFNGDGRLDLFFTHGNEWPQWSQPHHNELWLSLSGPRRQAYEELSFHNKGPIRLRLQPYELDLGKVFIGPKRQHPEKLDFSLGPEDFEGELVAPADRGKTGSIAISYDAARQLWTVRCAMLNVGLIVQADDALEVVGSSGFEAPGGMVPFSMVIKGESGYQRADLPSSSSDHSCLSAVAADFDNDMDVDLYAVCTGPARQEPNLLLENDGKGHFTSVPGAGGAEGGEKGRGDVALAADYDRDGFLDLFVANGADKASPLMVPGPDRLFRNRSNGNHWIELDLQGRSSNRDGIGSHVEVHAGGVVQMRDQGGGIHRFAQDHQRLHFGLAGNTHIDRLTVRWPSGIVQELKGLGVDRVMTVVEPAAP; the protein is encoded by the coding sequence ATGAGACAGAAGTTTCACAAGAGTCGGCTGATTTGTTTGCTCCTCGGTTTGGCGAGTGAATCTAGTCTGGCTGCGATTGCTTTCGAGGATGTGACGGAGCAGGCCGGCATACGTTACGAAGGCTTCAGCTACGCTGCCGCTTGGGGAGACTTTAACGGGGACGGCTGGCCAGACTTATGGGCGGGGAACCACGAAAACGAAGCCAACCTATTTGTTAACCAGCGTGACGGCAGATTCAGGGATGAAGTTCGCTCAGTGGTAACAGCCGACCTAACCGCGGACAAGCATGCTGCCGCGTGGGCTGATTTCGACAACGATGGCGACCAGGATCTCATGCAGACGGTGGGAGCGGTTTCCGGCACGGGGCAAGGTCCTAAACAGCTGATGGTCAACGACCGCGGAATGAGTTTGCGCGACGAGGCTTCGAAATTGGGCGTCGATTGGCCTCTGGGACGTGGGCGCAACGTCTTGTGGTTCGACGCAGATGTTGACGGGCGGCTGGACCTGCTTCTGTTGAATGCACCGCGCCCCGACGGGCAAGGCGCAACGGTATTGCTGCAGCAAAGGCAGGAAGGATTTCAAGCCGCAAATGAAAAGTTCGGCCTCGCTTTAGATGCAAGGAAGTACAACAAAATAAGGGATATGTTTGTCAACCTCCTGCATTGGCGTTGGCACATGCCGCGGTATGTGGGCAGTTCTGAGCCGTTTGCCCAGATTGCGGGTTTGTCAGCAGGCCATCTTCCCGATCTGGCTGCTTATGGCTGGCAGTCTCGATTTTATGCTCTGGGGAAAATTCCCTTTGACGACATAACCGATAAATTTCAGGTGGATCTAGCAGGAAGCATCACCGATGCAGCCATTGCCGATTTTAATGGGGATGGCCGACTGGATTTATTCTTTACCCATGGCAATGAGTGGCCCCAGTGGAGTCAACCTCATCACAACGAATTGTGGCTATCGCTCTCCGGCCCGAGACGCCAGGCTTACGAAGAACTGAGTTTCCACAACAAAGGCCCAATACGGCTGCGACTCCAGCCTTACGAGTTGGATCTCGGCAAGGTTTTTATCGGTCCCAAGCGCCAGCATCCCGAAAAATTGGATTTCTCTTTGGGGCCTGAGGATTTCGAGGGAGAGTTAGTTGCGCCAGCTGACAGGGGGAAAACGGGCAGCATCGCCATCTCGTATGACGCCGCTAGGCAATTATGGACGGTGCGTTGCGCAATGCTGAACGTCGGTCTGATAGTACAGGCGGACGATGCTCTCGAGGTGGTGGGATCTAGCGGTTTTGAAGCTCCCGGTGGGATGGTGCCTTTCAGTATGGTAATCAAGGGCGAGAGTGGTTACCAGCGGGCCGATTTGCCATCTTCGTCTTCGGATCATTCATGTTTGTCAGCGGTGGCCGCGGACTTCGATAATGATATGGACGTTGACCTTTATGCAGTCTGTACGGGGCCGGCGCGGCAAGAACCGAATTTGCTCCTGGAGAATGATGGTAAAGGACACTTCACTAGCGTACCGGGTGCCGGTGGCGCGGAAGGTGGCGAAAAAGGGCGTGGCGATGTCGCTCTGGCTGCCGACTACGACCGTGACGGTTTTCTCGATCTGTTTGTCGCTAACGGGGCTGATAAGGCGTCGCCTCTCATGGTTCCTGGTCCGGACCGCTTATTTCGAAATCGCAGCAATGGCAATCACTGGATCGAATTGGACTTGCAGGGCCGCAGTTCCAACCGCGATGGCATAGGCAGTCACGTCGAAGTGCATGCCGGTGGGGTGGTTCAAATGCGGGACCAGGGGGGGGGTATTCACCGGTTTGCCCAAGACCACCAGCGTCTGCACTTTGGCCTCGCAGGCAACACCCACATCGACCGACTGACCGTGCGCTGGCCGAGCGGAATCGTGCAAGAGCTCAAAGGTTTGGGGGTCGACAGAGTGATGACGGTTGTGGAACCTGCCGCTCCCTGA
- a CDS encoding sulfotransferase family protein, translating into MNISRILGTIDKQLYFLGLRSLAGLTLPNFLGIGFPKAGTTWLYENLRKHPDVYMSHPKELNYFTKGYAEPLSSYAEKFREGAGKVCGEISPGYAYLPCNRLSEVKRIVPNAKLILMLRNPIEQQWSHAVHDLAYCQGRPIESVPAEEWRARFEKSAIYQSGGMSRIVDRWTSAFGQEQVLIGFYEDVSQQPMELLKRVFRHIGVTTDLDWDTLPYAAVILPPAKPEFRDEDQGRGVVASNHVNSSALMPAHCHELLMEMYEADLRELQRRFGERVSPWLQF; encoded by the coding sequence ATGAACATTTCGCGCATTCTAGGCACCATCGACAAACAGCTCTATTTCCTGGGGCTTCGCTCCTTGGCCGGCTTGACCTTGCCAAACTTTCTGGGGATCGGTTTTCCCAAGGCTGGCACAACCTGGCTGTACGAAAATCTGCGCAAGCACCCCGACGTTTACATGAGCCATCCCAAGGAACTGAACTATTTCACTAAGGGTTATGCAGAGCCGCTGAGCAGCTATGCCGAGAAATTTCGGGAGGGTGCCGGAAAGGTCTGCGGCGAGATTTCGCCAGGCTACGCCTACCTGCCCTGCAACAGACTGAGCGAAGTCAAGCGCATTGTACCGAACGCCAAGCTCATCCTCATGCTGCGGAATCCTATAGAACAGCAATGGTCGCACGCGGTACACGATCTGGCCTATTGCCAGGGCCGACCCATTGAGTCGGTTCCTGCGGAGGAATGGCGCGCGCGTTTTGAAAAGTCGGCGATTTATCAATCGGGTGGAATGTCCAGGATCGTTGACCGCTGGACGTCGGCCTTTGGACAGGAGCAAGTGCTGATCGGATTTTATGAAGACGTTTCACAGCAGCCTATGGAATTGCTGAAGCGCGTGTTCCGGCACATTGGCGTTACTACCGACCTTGACTGGGATACCCTCCCGTATGCGGCGGTGATTCTTCCCCCGGCCAAGCCTGAGTTCCGCGATGAGGATCAGGGCCGTGGCGTGGTGGCATCGAATCACGTTAATTCCAGCGCACTGATGCCCGCGCACTGCCATGAACTGCTCATGGAAATGTACGAGGCTGATCTACGGGAGCTTCAACGGCGATTTGGCGAGCGTGTGTCGCCGTGGCTGCAGTTCTGA
- the aat gene encoding leucyl/phenylalanyl-tRNA--protein transferase produces MLTILNRHDRNQPFPDVDQALDEPNGLLAVGGCLSPRRLENAYRRGIFPWYGEGEPILWWSPDPRLVLAPDHIRISRSLRKSLRRGDFAFSFNRCFEPVLEACAEPRAYATGTWIVPEVRRAYLDFHRLGFAHSFESWQGDRLVGGLYGVAIGRVFFGESMFHRVSDASKAAFAYAVHCLKSWGFVLIDCQVYTDHLASLGAREIPRSEFIRLLDQYCGQPPSPEAWRCAAEFP; encoded by the coding sequence ATGCTGACCATACTTAATCGCCACGACCGCAATCAGCCGTTTCCTGACGTGGATCAGGCACTGGACGAGCCTAACGGGCTGCTCGCCGTGGGCGGTTGCCTGTCCCCGCGGCGTCTGGAGAATGCCTATCGCAGAGGCATCTTTCCGTGGTACGGCGAGGGCGAGCCCATCCTGTGGTGGTCGCCGGACCCGCGTCTGGTCCTCGCCCCGGATCACATCAGAATTTCCCGGAGTCTGCGCAAGAGCCTGCGCCGGGGCGACTTCGCCTTCAGCTTCAACCGATGCTTCGAACCCGTGCTGGAGGCATGCGCCGAACCGCGCGCTTATGCTACCGGCACGTGGATCGTTCCCGAGGTGCGCCGCGCCTATCTCGATTTCCATCGCCTGGGCTTCGCCCATTCCTTCGAGTCATGGCAGGGCGACCGGCTGGTAGGAGGGCTCTATGGCGTAGCCATCGGGCGCGTATTCTTTGGCGAATCCATGTTCCATCGGGTCAGCGACGCGTCAAAAGCGGCCTTCGCCTACGCGGTCCACTGCCTGAAATCCTGGGGCTTTGTCCTGATCGACTGCCAGGTTTACACCGATCATCTGGCCAGCCTCGGTGCTCGGGAAATTCCGCGCAGTGAATTCATCCGGCTGTTGGACCAATACTGCGGGCAGCCGCCATCGCCCGAGGCCTGGCGTTGTGCCGCCGAGTTTCCGTGA
- a CDS encoding arginyltransferase, with protein sequence MKHIPLFLAPPHDCSYLAEREAQFAFIDPHRRMDVGLYSTLADLGFRRSGDMVYRPYCGPCRACTPVRVPAARFAPNRNQSRVARRNKDLHVAVQPAAFLDEHFQLYKRYLQSRHGDGDMGDGDPAQYMDFVASDWSDTVFVEFREDTDLLAVAVVDRLERGLSAVYTYFDPIHESRSLGVHAVLWQIEEAQRLRLDWVYLGYWIAACRKMRYKDQYRPIQALVEGQWLEYEKGEKIPG encoded by the coding sequence GTGAAACACATCCCCCTGTTCCTGGCCCCGCCGCACGACTGTTCCTACCTGGCAGAACGCGAGGCACAATTCGCGTTCATCGATCCCCACCGCCGCATGGACGTCGGCCTGTATTCCACGCTGGCCGATTTGGGTTTCCGGCGTAGCGGAGATATGGTCTACCGCCCCTATTGCGGCCCCTGTCGCGCCTGCACGCCAGTGCGGGTTCCGGCAGCGCGGTTTGCGCCAAACCGCAATCAGTCCCGGGTCGCGAGGCGTAATAAGGACCTGCATGTGGCGGTTCAACCTGCGGCGTTTCTTGACGAGCACTTTCAACTGTATAAACGCTATTTACAGAGCCGCCATGGGGACGGCGACATGGGGGACGGCGATCCCGCCCAGTATATGGACTTCGTCGCCAGCGACTGGTCTGACACGGTTTTCGTCGAGTTCAGGGAGGACACAGACTTGTTGGCCGTCGCTGTGGTTGACCGGCTGGAGCGGGGCCTCTCCGCCGTCTATACCTATTTTGACCCCATCCATGAATCGCGCAGCCTGGGCGTCCATGCCGTGCTCTGGCAGATCGAGGAGGCGCAGCGTCTTCGCCTGGACTGGGTTTACCTGGGCTATTGGATTGCCGCCTGCCGCAAAATGCGGTACAAGGACCAGTACCGGCCCATACAGGCGCTGGTGGAGGGGCAGTGGCTCGAATACGAAAAAGGCGAGAAGATTCCGGGCTGA
- the infA gene encoding translation initiation factor IF-1 codes for MSKEDQIEMEGKVIETLPNTMFRVELDNGHVIIAHISGKMRKHYIRILTGDRVKVEMTPYDLSKGRITFRQR; via the coding sequence ATGTCAAAAGAAGATCAGATCGAGATGGAAGGCAAGGTCATCGAAACCTTGCCCAATACCATGTTCAGGGTGGAACTGGATAACGGGCATGTCATCATCGCCCATATCTCAGGAAAAATGCGCAAACATTACATCCGCATCCTTACCGGGGACCGCGTGAAAGTCGAAATGACCCCTTACGATCTTAGCAAAGGCCGGATTACCTTCCGCCAGCGCTAG
- the clpA gene encoding ATP-dependent Clp protease ATP-binding subunit ClpA, which yields MLSKELENSLNAAFRTAYEKRHEFITVEHLLLAMLDNVAALEVLRACGCNIDTLRKELTEFLDETTPLIPAGVKRDTQPTLGFQRVLQRAAFHVQSSGKKEVTGANVLVAIFSEQDSQAVYLLNKQDITRLDIVNYISHGISKVREESEPAARNTAAEGEEAEAGISANPLEKFAANLNDLARKGKIDPLIGRKEEIERTIQVLCRRRKNNPLLVGEAGVGKTAIAEGLAKKIVEGEVPEILRDSVIYALDLGSLVAGTKYRGDFEKRLKSLLAQLKKEANSILFIDEIHTIIGAGSASGGVMDASNLIKPVLASGELRCIGSTTYQEYRGIFEKDRALARRFQKIDIHEPSVDETYQILKGLKSRFEKHHEVKYSLAALRTAAELSSRYINDRHLPDKAIDVIDEAGACQRLLPVSKRRKLIGTLEIEDIVAKIARIPPKTISTNDRDKLKDLDKNLRMLVFGQDEAITALGSAIKLSRAGLRESQKPIGSFLFAGPTGVGKTEVSRQLAKVLGIELIRFDMSEYMERHTVSRLIGAPPGYVGFDQGGLLTEAIAKQPHAVLLLDEIEKAHPDVFNLLLQVMDHGTLTDNNGRKADFRNVVLIMTTNAGATDSDRPSMGFTQQDHSTDSMKAIERLFAPEFRNRLDAIIQFKALNMDIIRQVVDKFVFELESQLAEKHVSLALEADAREWLAQHGCDAKMGARPMARVIQENIKKPLAEEILFGKLASGGMVRISVVDDRLSFSIVGTREQTLEEPA from the coding sequence ATGTTAAGCAAAGAACTCGAAAACTCGCTCAACGCCGCTTTTCGCACCGCCTACGAGAAACGGCACGAATTCATTACCGTGGAGCATCTGCTGCTGGCCATGCTCGACAATGTGGCCGCCCTGGAGGTCCTGCGGGCCTGCGGCTGCAACATCGACACCCTGCGCAAGGAACTGACCGAGTTCCTGGACGAGACCACGCCTTTGATTCCTGCCGGGGTCAAGCGTGACACCCAGCCGACGCTCGGGTTTCAGCGGGTGCTGCAGCGCGCCGCGTTTCACGTGCAGTCCTCCGGCAAGAAGGAGGTCACCGGCGCCAACGTGCTGGTGGCGATCTTCAGCGAGCAGGATTCGCAAGCGGTGTATCTGCTCAACAAGCAGGACATCACCCGTCTGGACATCGTCAATTACATCTCGCACGGAATTTCCAAGGTACGGGAAGAAAGCGAGCCGGCTGCGCGCAATACCGCTGCCGAAGGCGAGGAGGCGGAAGCCGGCATTTCCGCCAATCCCTTGGAGAAATTCGCCGCGAACCTCAATGACCTGGCTCGCAAGGGCAAGATCGATCCGCTCATCGGCCGCAAGGAGGAGATCGAGCGCACCATCCAGGTGCTGTGCCGCAGGCGCAAGAACAATCCCTTGCTCGTAGGAGAGGCCGGGGTTGGCAAGACCGCCATCGCCGAGGGCCTGGCCAAGAAGATCGTTGAAGGCGAGGTGCCCGAGATTCTCCGTGACAGTGTTATCTATGCCCTGGACCTGGGTTCCCTGGTTGCTGGCACCAAATACCGCGGTGATTTCGAGAAGCGCCTGAAGAGCCTGCTGGCCCAATTGAAGAAAGAGGCCAACTCCATCCTGTTCATCGACGAGATCCATACCATCATCGGGGCGGGCTCGGCTTCCGGCGGCGTGATGGATGCTTCCAACCTGATCAAGCCGGTATTGGCTTCGGGGGAGCTACGCTGCATCGGCTCGACGACTTACCAGGAATATCGCGGGATCTTCGAGAAGGACCGGGCCCTGGCGCGGCGCTTTCAGAAGATCGATATCCATGAGCCCAGCGTGGACGAAACCTATCAGATCCTCAAGGGCCTGAAATCCCGTTTCGAGAAGCACCATGAAGTGAAATATTCGCTGGCTGCGCTGCGCACCGCGGCGGAGCTTTCCAGCCGTTACATCAACGACCGGCATCTGCCAGACAAGGCGATCGACGTGATCGACGAGGCAGGGGCCTGCCAGCGGCTGTTGCCGGTTTCCAAGCGCCGAAAGCTGATCGGCACCCTGGAGATCGAAGATATCGTCGCCAAGATCGCGCGGATTCCGCCCAAGACCATTTCCACCAACGACCGCGATAAGCTCAAGGATCTGGACAAGAACCTGAGAATGCTGGTGTTTGGGCAGGACGAGGCCATCACCGCCCTGGGTTCGGCCATCAAGCTCTCTCGGGCGGGGCTGCGGGAATCCCAGAAGCCGATAGGCTCTTTCCTCTTCGCGGGACCCACCGGTGTCGGCAAGACGGAAGTGAGCCGTCAACTGGCCAAGGTGCTGGGCATTGAATTGATCCGTTTCGACATGTCGGAATACATGGAGCGTCACACCGTCTCCCGTCTGATCGGCGCGCCGCCGGGCTATGTAGGGTTTGATCAGGGAGGCCTGTTGACCGAGGCCATCGCCAAACAGCCGCACGCCGTTCTGTTGCTGGACGAAATCGAGAAAGCCCATCCGGATGTCTTCAATCTGCTGCTGCAGGTGATGGACCACGGCACGCTCACGGATAACAACGGGCGCAAGGCGGATTTCCGCAACGTGGTGCTGATCATGACCACCAACGCCGGCGCCACGGACAGCGACCGTCCATCCATGGGCTTCACCCAGCAAGATCATTCCACCGACAGCATGAAGGCCATCGAGCGCCTGTTTGCTCCGGAGTTCCGCAACCGCTTGGATGCCATTATCCAGTTCAAGGCGTTGAACATGGATATCATCCGGCAGGTGGTGGACAAGTTCGTGTTCGAACTGGAATCGCAGCTTGCGGAGAAGCATGTCTCCCTAGCGCTCGAGGCTGATGCGCGCGAGTGGCTGGCGCAACATGGCTGTGACGCCAAGATGGGCGCGCGGCCCATGGCGCGGGTTATTCAGGAGAACATCAAGAAGCCGCTGGCGGAAGAGATCCTGTTCGGCAAGCTGGCCAGCGGCGGCATGGTCCGAATCAGTGTGGTGGATGACAGGCTCTCGTTTTCCATCGTGGGTACACGGGAGCAGACCCTGGAGGAACCGGCCTGA
- the clpS gene encoding ATP-dependent Clp protease adapter ClpS, whose translation MSQDPEHKLNDELEVQEAEPQLKRPPLFKVILLNDDFTPMDFVVMVLRNFFGMSEEKATQVMLHVHTRGIGVCGVFSKDVAETKVRLVNDFSRKHQHPLMCTMEEA comes from the coding sequence ATGTCTCAAGACCCTGAACACAAACTCAATGATGAGCTTGAGGTACAGGAAGCTGAGCCGCAGTTGAAGCGGCCGCCGCTGTTCAAGGTGATTCTTCTGAACGACGACTTTACCCCCATGGACTTCGTCGTGATGGTGCTAAGGAACTTTTTTGGAATGAGCGAGGAGAAAGCCACTCAGGTCATGTTGCATGTCCACACCCGCGGTATCGGTGTTTGCGGCGTGTTCTCCAAGGACGTGGCAGAAACCAAGGTCAGGTTGGTCAATGATTTTTCCCGAAAACATCAGCATCCATTGATGTGTACGATGGAAGAGGCCTAG
- a CDS encoding NUDIX hydrolase gives MYKQQNSDAANRPRLTVAAVAEMNGRFLFVEERLRNGELVINQPAGHVEHGETLLEAVVRETLEETAWDFRPDFLVGVYLWQHPTTHTSFLRVTFAGGVAGRRENLELDEGIERAIWLTPEELAAQSQRHRSPLVHSALADYLSGERYPMALLKSLLP, from the coding sequence ATGTACAAACAGCAAAACTCCGATGCGGCCAACCGCCCTCGCCTGACGGTCGCGGCCGTCGCGGAAATGAACGGACGCTTTCTGTTCGTCGAGGAACGGCTGCGCAACGGCGAACTGGTGATCAACCAGCCCGCGGGCCATGTGGAGCACGGCGAAACGCTTCTGGAGGCGGTCGTGCGGGAAACCCTGGAAGAAACGGCCTGGGACTTCAGGCCGGACTTTTTGGTGGGCGTCTACCTGTGGCAACATCCGACGACCCATACCAGTTTCCTGCGCGTGACCTTTGCCGGCGGTGTCGCCGGCCGGCGCGAGAACCTGGAACTGGATGAAGGCATCGAAAGGGCAATCTGGCTGACGCCGGAGGAACTGGCGGCGCAGTCGCAGCGGCATCGCAGCCCCCTGGTACACAGCGCACTGGCGGACTACCTGTCCGGAGAGCGCTATCCGATGGCGCTTCTCAAATCCCTACTGCCGTGA
- the mnmA gene encoding tRNA 2-thiouridine(34) synthase MnmA has protein sequence MNRPGKVIVGMSGGVDSSVTALLLLEQGYEVSALFMKNWDEDDGTEYCTAKADLADAQQVCDRLGIQLHSVNFAAEYWDHVFEIFLQEYAAGRTSNPDILCNKEIKFKAFLDYARDLGADLIATGHYARVEETDDGFHLLKGCDANKDQSYFIYTLGQPQLSRTLFPLGGLEKAEVRRLAAKAGFDNARKKDSTGICFIGERRFREFLQRYLPAQPGDIRTPDGQVVGRHQGLMYYTLGQRRGFGVGGIKDAGQDAWYVLRKDLEQNVLLVGQGHDHPLLFSTELEAGTLDWVNGSAPAGPLSCKAKTRYRQADQACIVEPLDTGRCRVRFEQHQRAVTPGQSVVFYRGNECLGGGVIEKAA, from the coding sequence GTGAACCGACCCGGCAAGGTGATCGTCGGCATGTCCGGCGGCGTCGATTCGTCCGTCACGGCCTTGCTGCTGCTGGAGCAGGGGTACGAAGTCAGCGCCCTGTTCATGAAGAACTGGGACGAGGACGATGGGACCGAGTACTGCACGGCCAAGGCCGACCTGGCCGATGCCCAGCAGGTATGCGACCGATTGGGCATCCAACTGCACAGCGTCAATTTCGCCGCCGAATACTGGGACCATGTGTTTGAGATCTTTCTGCAGGAATACGCGGCGGGACGGACCTCGAATCCGGATATCCTGTGTAACAAGGAAATCAAGTTCAAGGCCTTTCTGGACTATGCCCGCGACCTGGGCGCCGACCTCATCGCCACGGGCCACTATGCCCGGGTGGAAGAAACCGACGACGGGTTCCATCTCTTGAAGGGCTGTGACGCCAACAAGGACCAAAGTTACTTCATTTACACCCTGGGGCAACCGCAGTTGTCACGCACACTGTTTCCTCTGGGCGGCTTGGAGAAAGCCGAAGTGCGCCGTCTCGCCGCGAAGGCCGGCTTCGACAATGCCCGCAAAAAGGACAGCACCGGCATCTGCTTCATCGGCGAGCGGCGCTTTCGCGAATTCCTGCAACGCTACCTGCCTGCCCAGCCCGGCGACATCCGCACGCCCGATGGCCAGGTCGTGGGCCGCCATCAGGGCCTGATGTACTACACCCTGGGCCAGCGGCGCGGCTTCGGTGTCGGCGGCATCAAGGATGCCGGCCAGGACGCGTGGTACGTGCTGCGCAAGGATCTGGAGCAGAACGTGCTGCTGGTGGGGCAAGGCCACGATCATCCTTTGCTGTTTTCAACGGAACTGGAAGCCGGTACCCTTGACTGGGTTAACGGCAGCGCACCGGCAGGCCCCTTAAGCTGCAAGGCAAAAACACGCTATCGCCAAGCCGACCAGGCTTGCATCGTCGAACCGCTGGACACTGGCCGCTGCCGGGTCCGGTTTGAGCAGCACCAGCGGGCCGTGACGCCGGGCCAGTCGGTGGTCTTCTACCGGGGTAATGAATGCCTCGGCGGCGGCGTGATCGAGAAGGCCGCCTGA